A single genomic interval of Arthrobacter sp. NicSoilB8 harbors:
- a CDS encoding Fur family transcriptional regulator: MSQGATAGSSRSPASAPAQGKEQRVTKQRLAVSAALDDLADFVSTQELHRILHERGTAVSLATSYRILQSLADDGLVDVLRNADGEAVYRRCAVTGHHHHLLCRNCGKAVEVEAPAVEAWAARIAKEHGFTAVEHTVEIFGLCPECTALQAGR, translated from the coding sequence ATGTCCCAGGGCGCCACCGCCGGCAGCAGCCGGAGTCCGGCCTCGGCGCCCGCGCAGGGCAAGGAGCAGCGCGTCACCAAGCAGCGTCTCGCCGTCAGCGCCGCCCTCGACGATCTCGCGGACTTTGTCAGCACCCAGGAATTGCACCGCATCCTCCACGAGCGTGGCACGGCCGTGTCCCTCGCCACGTCCTACCGCATCCTGCAGTCACTCGCCGACGACGGGCTGGTGGATGTCCTGCGCAACGCCGACGGCGAGGCGGTGTACCGGCGCTGCGCCGTCACCGGGCACCACCATCACCTGCTGTGCCGCAACTGCGGCAAGGCCGTGGAAGTGGAAGCCCCGGCGGTGGAAGCCTGGGCCGCGCGGATCGCGAAAGAGCACGGCTTCACCGCGGTGGAGCACACCGTGGAAATCTTCGGGTTGTGCCCCGAATGCACGGCGTTGCAGGCCGGCCGCTAG
- a CDS encoding metal ABC transporter permease — protein sequence MDLGNLLHSIFNFENYGELLVLVQNSIWAGAVLGLLGGLMGTFVMKRDLAFAVHGISELSFAGAAFALLIGANIVLGSLAGSVIAALVLGVMGVRARDKNSIIGVIMPFGLGLGILFLSLYEGRAANKFGLLTGQIVSVGTVQLQVLAVAAVVVMVALVAIWRPLTFASVDPDVATARGVPVRALALGFMVLLGISVALSIQIVGALLVLALLITPAAAAMRVTSSPRLVVTLSIVFAMTATVGGILLALGGRLPISPYVTTLSFLIYVACRMIGGARAKRGLNGRILPAAAA from the coding sequence ATGGACCTGGGCAACCTGCTGCATTCAATTTTCAACTTCGAGAACTACGGCGAGCTGCTGGTCCTGGTGCAGAACTCGATCTGGGCCGGCGCCGTCCTCGGGCTGCTCGGCGGCCTGATGGGCACCTTCGTGATGAAACGCGACCTCGCCTTCGCGGTCCACGGAATCTCGGAACTGTCCTTTGCCGGGGCGGCGTTCGCGCTGCTGATCGGCGCGAACATCGTCCTCGGCTCACTGGCCGGATCGGTCATCGCGGCCCTGGTGCTGGGCGTCATGGGGGTCCGCGCGCGGGACAAGAACTCAATCATCGGCGTCATCATGCCCTTCGGGCTGGGCCTGGGCATCCTGTTCCTGTCCCTGTATGAGGGCCGGGCGGCCAACAAGTTCGGCCTGCTGACCGGGCAGATCGTGTCCGTCGGGACCGTCCAGCTGCAGGTCCTCGCGGTCGCCGCGGTGGTGGTGATGGTGGCGCTGGTCGCGATCTGGCGGCCGCTGACCTTCGCCAGTGTGGACCCCGACGTCGCCACCGCCCGCGGCGTGCCGGTGCGGGCACTGGCCCTTGGGTTCATGGTGCTGCTGGGCATCAGCGTGGCGCTGTCCATCCAGATTGTGGGCGCCCTGCTGGTCCTGGCCCTCCTGATCACGCCGGCGGCGGCCGCCATGCGGGTCACGTCCTCGCCGCGGCTGGTGGTGACGTTGAGCATCGTCTTCGCCATGACCGCCACCGTGGGCGGGATCCTGCTGGCGCTCGGCGGCCGGCTGCCGATCAGCCCCTACGTGACCACGCTGTCTTTCCTGATCTACGTGGCCTGCCGCATGATCGGCGGCGCCCGGGCCAAGCGGGGGCTCAACGGCCGGATCCTGCCGGCGGCCGCTGCCTAA